Proteins encoded by one window of Winogradskyella sp. PG-2:
- a CDS encoding amidohydrolase produces MKKLTLLLFLITIVSCQKDKEQTDLIVTNANIYTVDSDFNTAEAFAVNNGKIIAVGSQNEIEGKYKSVNTINAEGKTIVPGLIDAHCHFLGLGFNQQAVDLVGTKSFEEVVQRVTDFQNLKNRDFIQGRGWDQNDWEDKKFPTKTLLDKLYPDIPIALTRIDGHAILCNQAALDLGNVTADSKVDGGEVVIENGELTGVLVDNAELLVMNYWPKPTKKDNIEALLAAQKICFDLGLTTVDDAGLSRASIELIDSLQRSGDLKMRIYAMISASEDHLDYYLKRDVLKTERLNVSSFKFYADGALGSRGAMLREPYSDKPGHLGLLVTDIETFNIAAERISNSKYQMNTHAIGDSANHAVLQTYNKVLEGKKDRRWRVEHAQVVSQEDFELYKNVFPSIQPTHATSDMYWAEDRVGEERIKGAYAYKKLLNAYGKVALGTDFPVERVSPFLTFYAAVSRQDLKQYPEGGFQMKDALSREETLKGMTIWAAYSNFEENEKGSIEVGKLADFIILDKDIMKVDVNEIPNINVLKTIVGGEEQ; encoded by the coding sequence ATGAAAAAACTAACCTTACTTTTATTTCTAATAACAATAGTTTCTTGTCAAAAAGATAAAGAGCAGACAGACTTAATAGTTACAAATGCAAATATCTACACTGTAGATTCAGACTTTAATACGGCAGAAGCTTTTGCAGTGAATAATGGAAAAATTATAGCAGTTGGAAGTCAAAATGAAATTGAAGGCAAATACAAGTCAGTAAATACTATAAATGCAGAGGGTAAAACTATTGTGCCTGGATTAATTGATGCTCATTGTCATTTTTTAGGTTTAGGGTTTAATCAACAAGCTGTTGATTTAGTTGGAACAAAAAGTTTTGAAGAAGTAGTGCAACGTGTTACCGATTTTCAGAATTTAAAGAATAGAGACTTTATACAGGGACGAGGTTGGGATCAAAATGATTGGGAAGACAAAAAATTTCCGACTAAAACACTTTTAGATAAATTATATCCAGATATTCCAATAGCATTAACTCGAATCGATGGTCATGCAATATTATGTAATCAAGCAGCTTTAGATTTAGGTAATGTTACTGCAGATAGTAAAGTCGATGGAGGAGAAGTGGTGATTGAAAATGGCGAGTTAACAGGAGTATTGGTAGATAATGCAGAATTGTTAGTGATGAATTATTGGCCAAAGCCTACAAAAAAAGATAATATAGAAGCTTTGTTAGCAGCACAAAAAATATGTTTCGATTTAGGGTTGACAACTGTAGATGATGCAGGTTTAAGTAGAGCATCTATTGAACTTATCGATAGTCTTCAACGATCGGGTGATTTAAAAATGCGAATCTATGCCATGATCTCAGCATCAGAAGATCATCTTGATTATTATTTAAAAAGAGATGTTTTGAAAACCGAGCGCTTAAATGTTAGTTCATTTAAGTTTTACGCAGATGGGGCATTAGGATCTAGAGGAGCTATGTTACGAGAGCCTTATAGTGATAAACCAGGTCATTTGGGTCTATTGGTTACAGATATAGAAACTTTTAATATTGCTGCTGAGCGTATCTCTAATTCAAAATATCAAATGAATACGCATGCAATTGGTGATTCAGCAAATCATGCAGTTTTACAAACCTATAATAAGGTTTTAGAAGGAAAAAAGGATAGAAGATGGAGAGTGGAACATGCGCAAGTGGTCTCACAAGAAGATTTTGAATTATATAAAAATGTATTCCCATCTATACAACCAACACATGCAACTAGTGATATGTATTGGGCAGAAGATAGAGTAGGAGAAGAGCGAATAAAAGGTGCTTATGCATATAAAAAATTATTAAATGCATATGGAAAAGTCGCATTAGGTACAGATTTTCCTGTAGAACGTGTTAGTCCGTTTTTAACCTTTTATGCAGCTGTATCTAGACAAGATTTAAAGCAATATCCTGAAGGAGGTTTTCAAATGAAAGATGCATTAAGTAGAGAAGAAACTTTAAAAGGAATGACCATTTGGGCAGCCTATTCTAATTTTGAAGAAAATGAAAAAGGAAGTATAGAAGTCGGTAAGTTAGCAGACTTTATCATCTTAGATAAAGATATTATGAAAGTTGATGTTAATGAAATCCCTAATATAAATGTGTTGAAGACTATTGTTGGAGGAGAAGAGCAGTAG
- a CDS encoding class I SAM-dependent methyltransferase produces MKDIFGKALLDYQSGNYSEDIITWTNISDKDELPLNYLFRAYSEMSKLEQKALQLCKGKVLDIGCGTGSHSLWLQNKDFKVKSIDSSKGAIEVAKKRGVINVELSPLLNETETFDTILLLMNGTGIFQELTQTSKYLKHLKSLLNPNGQILLDSSDISYMYDEYFSERYFGELDYYISYKGEREVPMKWLYLDFETLKTACEVVGLKCEKVIDGEHFDYLAKLTYL; encoded by the coding sequence ATGAAAGACATCTTTGGAAAAGCACTATTAGATTACCAATCAGGAAATTATTCCGAAGATATTATTACTTGGACTAATATTTCAGATAAGGATGAATTACCACTTAACTATTTGTTTAGAGCCTATTCTGAAATGTCAAAATTAGAGCAGAAAGCGTTGCAATTATGCAAAGGAAAGGTTTTAGATATTGGTTGTGGTACTGGTAGTCATTCTTTATGGTTGCAGAATAAAGACTTTAAAGTAAAATCAATTGACAGTTCTAAAGGTGCTATTGAAGTTGCAAAAAAACGTGGAGTTATAAATGTTGAATTATCACCTTTACTCAATGAAACTGAAACTTTTGATACTATCCTCCTCTTAATGAATGGTACTGGAATCTTTCAAGAATTAACTCAGACATCTAAATACTTAAAGCATTTAAAATCATTATTAAATCCTAATGGACAAATCCTTTTAGATTCTTCTGACATCTCTTACATGTATGATGAGTACTTCTCTGAGCGTTATTTTGGTGAACTCGATTATTATATCAGTTATAAAGGAGAAAGGGAAGTCCCAATGAAATGGTTGTACCTTGACTTTGAAACATTAAAAACAGCTTGTGAAGTTGTCGGTTTAAAATGTGAAAAAGTTATAGATGGAGAGCATTTTGATTATTTGGCGAAATTAACTTATCTCTAA
- a CDS encoding YkgJ family cysteine cluster protein — protein sequence MQNQIDNLPKLAKDKHKENKAFFTKLKKKQPKQLDYLMQELHEEEFDRTDCLECANCCKTTGPLFTDKDIQRIAKSFKIKEQQFIETYLRLDEENDYVLQSVPCTFLGADNYCSIYDVRPKACREFPHTDRKKFQQISNLTLNNVTICPAAYNIVEEMKKRIQL from the coding sequence ATGCAAAACCAAATCGATAATCTGCCAAAGTTAGCCAAAGATAAGCACAAGGAGAATAAAGCTTTCTTTACTAAGCTTAAAAAGAAACAGCCTAAGCAATTAGATTATCTAATGCAAGAGTTGCATGAGGAAGAGTTTGACCGCACTGATTGTTTAGAATGCGCCAATTGTTGTAAAACTACAGGGCCATTATTTACTGATAAGGATATTCAACGTATTGCAAAATCTTTCAAAATTAAAGAACAACAGTTTATTGAGACCTATTTACGACTAGATGAAGAGAATGATTATGTTCTCCAATCTGTACCATGTACATTTTTAGGTGCAGATAATTACTGTTCTATATATGATGTGAGACCTAAAGCATGCAGAGAATTTCCACATACAGATAGAAAGAAATTTCAGCAAATATCTAATTTAACATTAAACAATGTAACTATTTGTCCTGCAGCATATAATATTGTTGAAGAAATGAAAAAAAGAATTCAGTTATAA
- a CDS encoding sterol desaturase family protein, producing METIINYFETIPPHHRGIIIVSGITFFWLLEGAIPLFKFDYKKWKHALPNLFFTLTTIIVNLGLAWMFLIAADWTQANDFGIINWLLEMPLWLYVLIGVLLLDFFGAYLAHFVEHKVKLLWMVHLVHHTDHKVDTTTANRHHPIESVIRFSFTLLGILVVGTPIALVMLYQAMSLVFTQFTHANLKMSKGLDKALSYFIVSPDMHKTHHHYRLPYTDSNYGNIFSIWDRIFGTYMYLDREKLIYGVDVFPDEQKNSSIKELLKQPFQKYEKPTISADVED from the coding sequence TTGGAAACGATTATAAACTATTTTGAAACGATTCCACCACATCATCGTGGTATCATAATTGTTAGCGGAATTACATTCTTTTGGTTATTAGAAGGTGCAATTCCTTTATTTAAATTCGATTATAAAAAATGGAAACATGCACTTCCTAATTTATTCTTTACGTTAACAACTATTATCGTTAACCTAGGTTTAGCTTGGATGTTTTTGATTGCTGCAGATTGGACACAGGCAAATGATTTCGGGATTATAAATTGGTTACTAGAAATGCCTTTATGGCTTTATGTTTTAATCGGAGTTTTACTTCTTGATTTTTTTGGTGCTTACCTAGCACATTTTGTAGAGCATAAAGTAAAACTACTATGGATGGTACATTTGGTGCATCATACAGATCATAAGGTAGATACTACAACTGCAAATAGACATCATCCTATTGAGAGTGTTATTAGATTTTCTTTTACTTTATTAGGAATACTAGTAGTAGGTACTCCTATTGCGTTGGTGATGCTGTATCAGGCTATGTCTCTAGTATTTACCCAATTTACACATGCTAATCTTAAAATGTCTAAAGGATTAGATAAAGCATTAAGTTATTTTATTGTCTCTCCAGACATGCACAAAACACATCATCATTATAGACTACCTTATACAGATTCTAATTACGGAAATATCTTCAGTATTTGGGATCGTATCTTTGGAACTTATATGTACTTAGATAGAGAGAAATTGATATATGGTGTTGATGTATTCCCCGACGAACAAAAAAATAGTAGTATTAAAGAGTTATTAAAGCAACCGTTTCAGAAGTATGAAAAACCTACGATTTCGGCTGATGTTGAAGACTAA
- a CDS encoding glycerophosphodiester phosphodiesterase, producing the protein MSCNTEKQIDIQGHRGCRGLLPENSLPAFEKAIDLGVTTLELDIAITKNNNVVVSHEPYMNSTICYNPLGEEIPEAMDSKYNLYEMTHEEIKTFDCGSKFHPTYTNQQKLKVYKPLLSEVFDLVKSKNSDVKFNIEIKSMPEYYDIYTPIPEVYVALVLGEIKAHGMFEKVNLQSFDLEVLEKIREQSVDMEVALLVDENETIKSKLKKLSYKPEIISPYFKLLTAEKVEYYHSEGFQIIPWTINEVEDIKKMMSWQVDGIITDYPDLLIELL; encoded by the coding sequence ATGAGTTGTAATACCGAAAAGCAAATTGATATACAAGGCCACAGAGGTTGTAGAGGCTTACTGCCAGAAAATTCTTTACCAGCTTTTGAGAAGGCTATTGATTTAGGTGTAACAACTCTAGAGTTAGATATTGCAATTACAAAAAACAACAACGTTGTCGTGTCTCACGAGCCCTATATGAATAGTACAATTTGTTATAATCCTTTAGGCGAAGAAATTCCTGAAGCGATGGATAGTAAATACAATTTGTATGAAATGACACATGAAGAAATAAAAACTTTTGATTGTGGCTCAAAATTTCACCCAACCTATACTAATCAACAAAAATTGAAAGTATATAAGCCATTATTATCTGAAGTTTTTGATTTAGTAAAATCTAAAAATTCTGATGTAAAATTTAATATAGAGATTAAGTCTATGCCTGAGTATTATGACATTTATACACCAATTCCTGAAGTATACGTTGCATTAGTTTTAGGGGAAATAAAAGCGCATGGTATGTTTGAAAAGGTGAACCTTCAATCATTTGATTTAGAGGTCTTAGAAAAAATCAGAGAACAATCTGTTGATATGGAAGTTGCTTTATTGGTTGATGAGAATGAAACTATTAAAAGTAAGCTCAAAAAACTATCCTATAAACCAGAGATTATTAGCCCTTATTTTAAATTATTAACAGCAGAAAAAGTTGAGTATTACCACTCTGAAGGATTCCAAATTATTCCATGGACGATTAATGAAGTTGAGGATATAAAAAAAATGATGTCATGGCAAGTTGATGGTATTATCACTGACTATCCCGATTTGCTTATTGAACTTCTCTAG
- a CDS encoding exo-beta-N-acetylmuramidase NamZ domain-containing protein: MCFKVFKNTALLFVFIAISCGSNTKNDLSNNEPQKQAKDNEHIVVGTNRTELYLPLLQGRRIGIVANQTSIVTHSLQKVDHPEIIEETNYHLVDYLNSNKSVNVVKVFSPEHGFRGKADAGELVKDGKDTKTGLPILSLHGKHKKPTKQQLKDLDIMIFDIQDVGVRFYTYISTLHYVMEACAENNIPLLILDRPNPNGNYIDGPVLETKHRSFLGMHPVPLVHGMTIGEYAKMINGEAWLSDGVTCDITIIEIKNYTHKSTYSIPIRPSPNLPNDQSITLYPSLGLFEGTNINAGRGSEFQFQRYGAPFLDENYYKFSYTPTANFGSKYPKHENTICYGVDLSETKVDRSFTLSYIMDAYKNATDKSKVFNTSNFTTHAGTEKLQKQIQAGLTEAEIKLSWQEDLKTYKKMRSQYMIYD; this comes from the coding sequence ATGTGTTTTAAGGTTTTCAAAAATACAGCTTTATTATTTGTCTTTATAGCGATTTCTTGTGGCTCTAATACTAAGAATGATTTATCTAATAATGAGCCTCAAAAACAAGCTAAGGACAACGAACATATTGTTGTTGGCACCAACAGAACGGAGCTTTATTTACCATTATTACAAGGTAGACGTATTGGTATTGTGGCTAATCAGACTTCAATTGTTACCCACTCTCTACAAAAAGTAGATCATCCTGAAATCATTGAAGAAACAAATTATCATTTAGTAGATTACCTAAACAGCAATAAGAGTGTAAATGTGGTTAAAGTATTTTCCCCTGAACATGGTTTTAGAGGTAAAGCTGATGCTGGTGAATTGGTAAAAGACGGTAAAGACACCAAAACTGGCTTACCTATTTTATCACTGCATGGCAAACACAAAAAACCAACGAAACAACAGTTAAAAGACTTAGATATCATGATTTTTGATATTCAAGATGTAGGTGTTCGGTTTTACACTTATATTTCAACATTACATTATGTGATGGAAGCTTGTGCGGAAAATAATATTCCACTTCTAATTTTAGATCGACCAAACCCAAATGGTAATTATATTGATGGGCCAGTTTTAGAAACCAAACATAGAAGTTTTTTAGGAATGCATCCTGTTCCTTTAGTTCATGGAATGACTATTGGCGAGTATGCAAAAATGATTAATGGTGAAGCTTGGCTTTCAGACGGCGTAACTTGTGACATTACTATTATTGAAATAAAAAATTACACACACAAATCTACTTACAGTATACCTATACGACCTTCACCAAATTTACCTAACGATCAATCGATAACATTATATCCTAGTTTAGGTTTATTTGAAGGTACTAATATTAACGCAGGTAGAGGTAGTGAATTTCAATTTCAGCGTTATGGCGCACCTTTTTTAGATGAGAATTACTATAAATTTAGTTATACTCCTACAGCTAATTTTGGATCAAAATATCCAAAACATGAGAATACAATTTGTTATGGAGTTGATTTATCTGAAACAAAAGTAGATAGAAGCTTTACATTAAGCTATATTATGGATGCTTACAAGAATGCTACTGATAAATCTAAAGTTTTTAATACCTCAAACTTTACAACTCATGCTGGTACAGAGAAACTACAAAAACAAATACAAGCTGGTTTAACGGAAGCTGAAATTAAATTAAGCTGGCAAGAAGATTTAAAAACTTATAAAAAAATGCGAAGTCAGTATATGATATATGACTAA
- a CDS encoding ABC transporter permease has translation MNFELFIAKRIIGNKAYKSSVSAPIIKIGIAAIAIGIIVMLIAIASGIGLQQKIRDKVVAFNGHIEITNYDTNASDESQVPISINQEFYPNFNNIEGVKHVQGVATKFAVIRTETDFEGIIVKGVGADYNWDHFKEFLVEGRLPDYSQKRNEEILISRYIANRLRFKLGEKFQTLFGKERPRIRNFEIVGIYNSGFQDLDEKYCIADLRHIQFLNKWEDNQIGNFEVFIEDFSDLEEKTQQVYQEVPSLLNAIPITQKYYTIFEWIKIFDNNTYGIIAIMILVAGINMITALLVLILERTSMIGILKALGSSNWTIRKVFLYNASYLIGLGLLWGNIIGLGLLFLQKYFKLFPLNPDTYYVSNVPVYIHWDYILLLNIGTFVVCLLMLLIPSVIISKISPVKAIRFD, from the coding sequence TTGAATTTTGAGTTGTTTATAGCTAAACGCATTATTGGTAACAAAGCGTATAAAAGTAGTGTTTCAGCACCAATAATTAAAATTGGCATTGCTGCAATTGCTATAGGAATTATTGTGATGCTTATTGCTATAGCTTCAGGAATAGGTTTGCAGCAAAAGATTAGAGATAAAGTTGTAGCCTTTAATGGACATATCGAAATTACCAATTACGATACTAATGCATCGGATGAGTCGCAAGTTCCGATTTCTATTAATCAAGAGTTTTATCCTAATTTTAATAATATTGAAGGTGTAAAACATGTGCAAGGTGTTGCAACAAAATTTGCAGTTATACGAACTGAGACTGACTTTGAGGGCATTATTGTAAAAGGTGTGGGTGCAGATTATAATTGGGATCACTTTAAAGAGTTTTTGGTGGAAGGACGATTACCAGATTATTCTCAAAAACGAAATGAAGAGATTCTAATTTCGAGATACATAGCAAACCGTTTAAGATTCAAATTGGGTGAAAAGTTTCAGACACTTTTTGGTAAAGAGCGTCCAAGAATTAGAAATTTTGAAATTGTAGGTATCTATAATTCAGGTTTTCAAGATTTAGATGAAAAATACTGCATAGCAGATTTAAGACATATTCAATTTCTTAATAAATGGGAAGACAATCAAATAGGCAATTTTGAGGTTTTTATTGAGGATTTTTCGGATTTAGAAGAAAAGACACAACAGGTTTATCAAGAAGTTCCGTCGCTATTAAATGCTATACCTATTACTCAAAAATATTATACCATTTTTGAATGGATAAAAATATTTGATAATAATACATATGGCATTATTGCTATAATGATATTAGTTGCAGGTATTAACATGATTACTGCTTTACTTGTTCTTATTCTTGAACGTACTTCAATGATCGGTATTTTAAAGGCTTTAGGAAGCTCTAATTGGACGATAAGAAAAGTTTTTCTATACAATGCATCATATCTTATAGGTCTTGGTTTACTTTGGGGAAATATTATAGGTTTAGGTTTATTGTTTTTACAAAAATATTTTAAACTTTTCCCACTTAATCCAGATACTTATTATGTGAGTAATGTTCCTGTTTATATCCATTGGGATTATATTTTGTTATTAAATATTGGAACATTTGTAGTATGCCTATTAATGCTTCTTATTCCCTCAGTTATTATTTCTAAAATTTCGCCAGTCAAGGCTATTCGATTTGATTGA
- a CDS encoding PLP-dependent cysteine synthase family protein, whose protein sequence is MDYAENILGTIGNTPLVKLNKLVEDLPCLVLAKYETFNPGNSVKDRMALQMIEDAEADGRLKPGGTIIEGTSGNTGMGLALAAIVKGYKCIFVISDKQSKEKMDILRAVGAEVVVCPTDVEPTDPRSYYSVSKRLGEETLNSWYVNQYDNPSNAKAHYQSTGPEIWNQTDGKVTHFVVGVGTGGTVSGVGKYLKEQNPNVKVWGIDTYGSVFKKYHETGVFDENEIYPYVTEGIGEDILPENVDFSLIDGFTKVTDKDAAVYTQKLAKDEGMFLGNSAGAAIKGVLQLKEHFKPEDVVVVLFHDHGSRYVGKMFNDDWMRDMGYIE, encoded by the coding sequence ATGGATTACGCAGAAAATATATTAGGTACAATAGGAAATACGCCTTTGGTTAAACTAAACAAGTTGGTAGAGGATTTACCTTGCTTAGTACTTGCTAAATACGAAACTTTCAATCCAGGAAATTCAGTAAAAGATAGAATGGCATTACAGATGATTGAAGATGCAGAGGCTGATGGGAGGTTAAAACCTGGTGGCACTATAATAGAGGGAACTTCTGGAAATACAGGAATGGGTTTAGCATTGGCAGCTATCGTAAAAGGTTACAAATGTATTTTTGTAATTAGCGATAAACAGTCTAAAGAAAAAATGGATATATTAAGGGCAGTAGGAGCTGAAGTTGTGGTTTGTCCAACTGATGTTGAGCCAACAGACCCTCGTAGTTATTATTCAGTGTCTAAGCGTTTAGGTGAAGAGACTCTAAATTCTTGGTATGTAAATCAATATGATAATCCGAGTAATGCTAAAGCACATTATCAAAGTACTGGACCAGAAATTTGGAATCAAACGGACGGAAAAGTAACTCATTTTGTAGTTGGAGTAGGAACAGGTGGAACAGTTTCTGGAGTGGGCAAGTATCTAAAAGAACAAAATCCTAATGTTAAAGTTTGGGGAATTGACACTTATGGATCTGTTTTTAAAAAATACCACGAGACTGGTGTCTTTGATGAAAATGAAATCTATCCATATGTTACTGAGGGAATAGGTGAAGACATTCTACCAGAAAATGTGGATTTTAGTCTCATTGATGGTTTTACAAAGGTTACAGATAAAGATGCGGCAGTTTATACTCAAAAGCTTGCTAAAGACGAAGGTATGTTTTTAGGAAACTCCGCTGGTGCTGCTATAAAAGGTGTATTACAATTAAAAGAACATTTTAAACCAGAAGATGTGGTTGTCGTATTATTCCACGATCATGGTAGTCGTTATGTTGGTAAGATGTTTAATGATGATTGGATGCGTGATATGGGGTATATTGAATAA